The genomic DNA ACCAACAATAATTTCTTATATTATCTCTAACATTTACTATTTCTCCATCACTTTCTTCTAAATAGTCTAGTAAAGACAATACCTCTAAACTAACTTTTTTTTCAAATAACTGTGGATCTAAAAAATTTCCAGTATTATTTAAATATTTAAATAACATAGTATAATATACCACAGCTTCACTATCTTTTTTTCTTACATTGATATCTTCTAAAAATTTCATTGGATCAAAACTAGGGTCTAAAGTACTCTTAATGTAATATAACTCTATTTTATTATCCAAATTTTCCTTACTTTTATTAAAAGAAATCTGATCTGGGATAACTGCTCTAGATGTTATTATATCTAAGTTTTTAATCTGTCCCTGAGTTATTTTATCTGATCTATCAAAATCTATACTGTTATCTAATTTATTCCAATATTCAAATTCCTGAGCAAATATAGTGGTACTATCAGTTATAATTTTAGGACTAAATTCATGATAAAATTTTATTGTAAAAATAGGCTTTGTATTTACATTAACATTATCAATTATATAATACATGTTGTCATCTTGATATTTTTTATCTCTATCTACTACTTTTTCAAGTGTAAACTCTTCTAATTTTGAGTTTCTAGCTATATATAAATCACCATAATAATTTTCTGATCTAAAATAAAAATTATCATAATGGTAAGAACCTGTACTCTTATCAAACTGCACAAATTTATTATCATATTGTGGTACTAGTCTTATTGAAAAATCTATATTTTTATTTTTCATAAATGGTGGTAAAAAATCTATAATAAAATATAATTTTTCTTTTTCAATCATTGATGGAATAATAGAAATTGTCAATTTATCTCCATTTATATCATACAACAGTTGCATAATATTAGTATTTTGTAAAACAGAAATATTTGTCAAATAGTTATTTAAAGAAATCACTTCTTTTTTATCTACAATTAACTGACAATCTATTTGAGATAGAGCTATATTATTAAATACATCTCCTCTTATATATTGAATATTATTATAAGTTTTATCATAAAAAAGAACTATCTCACTATTACTAATGAGATAGTCTGCATATGAAAAAATATGAAGCAAAAAAAACATCAATATAAATTTTTTCATACTCAACCTCTTTCTATAAACTATATATTAATAATCACTTTCTGGAGATATTAAAACCTTCTTATAAGTTCCAAAATTCTTAAGAAGAGTTTGAATACCATTGATAACTGCATTTAATGGATCTTCTGAAATTGTTACAGTAAGATTTAAACTTTCTGCTATTCTTTGATCAATTCCTCTTAAAAGAGCTCCTCCACCTGTTACATAAATCCCTCTTCTTTTTATATCTGATGATAATTCAGGTGGTGTTTTTTCAAGTATTACTTTAACTTCTTCTATAATTTGTTGAACTAGATCTCCTAGTGCCTCAACAACTTCTGATGAATATAGTTTTATATCTCTTGGTAATCCATTTAAAGCGTTTCTACCACTGATCTCTATACATTCATCTTCTTCTAATTCTACAACTGCTCCTATTGTCTTTTTAATCTCTTCTGCAGTTCTTTCTCCAATTAATAAATTATGCTTTTGTCTTACATAATCAATTATTGTAGTATCAAATTTATCTCCAGCTACTCTAAATGATGAAGTTTTAACTATTCCTCCAAGAGAAATAACTGCAATTTCAGAAGTTCCTCCACCAATATCTATAATCAAATTTCCTTCTGGTTCAAATATGTTTAGCCCTATTCCTATTGCAGCAGCCATAGGTTCTTCTATTAAATATGCTTCTCTAGCTCCAGCTTCTCTTGTTACATCTATTACTGCTCTTTTTTCAACTTGTGTAACACCTGCTGGTACACAGATAATAACTCTAGGACTTGACATTCCTTTCTTTTGATTTACTTTTTTATAAAAGGTTCTTAACATCTTTTCTGTAATCTCATAATCAGCAATAACTCCATTTTTTAGAGGTCTTATTGTTTGAATACTTCCAGGAGTTCTTCCAAGCATTTTTTTGGCTTTATCTCCAACTTCAAATATATCTTTTGTTTTTGTATTCAATGCTACTACAGACGGTTCATTTAATATTATTCCTTTATTTCTAACACAAATAAGTGTATTTGACGTCCCAAGATCAATCCCTAGATCTTCTGAAAATATTCCTAAAACTTTGTTAAATATCTTTTTCATCTTCCACCTCTAAAATTTTATATTCTGTCAATTTCATTTAACTCTATTCCTATTTTTTTCAATGTTTCTATGAATTTTGCTATTGGAAATCCCATAACAGTAAAAAAGTCACCATCTATTTTCTCTATAAAAACAGACCCTTTATCCTGTATTCCATAAGCTCCTGCTTTATCCATAGGTTGTTTACTCTCTATATACCATTCTATCATACTTTTATCTAATTTCTTAAAAAAAACTGTAGTTACCCCATAATCTTTAATTAATATATTTTTTTCTTTATTTATAAGACAATATCCAGTAATAACTCTATGACTTTTTCCTGATAATCTTTGCAATATACTTTTAGCATCTTCTTCATCTCTAGGTTTTCCTATAATTTCCCCATCTAATTCAACTATTGTATCAGCTCCAACTACAAAATGCTCTTCATAATTATTTGCAACTGCTACTGTCTTTTTATAGGCTATATCCATTATTTTTTCTATATTATCAGTCTTATTGCTTATTTCATCTACATCAGCACTAACAATTTTAAGTTTAAAACCTACATTTCCCAATATCTCTTTTCTTCTAGGAGATTTAGAGGCTAGTATCATTAGGTTGTTCCTCCTTCTGTTGAGCTAGTTTTTTTATTAAGTCTAGCTCCTCTTTTGTTTCTAACTTTTCTTCTATTTTTTCTTCAACTTCTTCAGTTTTAACAATTTCAGCAGATTTTTCTTCATTTAAATTTTCAAAATCCTCTGTTTCTTCTGTATCACTAGTTTTGATATCTTCTTCTTTTATTTCTAATGTTTCCTCTTCTTCTAAGAGTTCTGTATTTTCATCAGTAACAATTATCTCTTCAGTTTCAGTTACTTCTACAGTAGCCATTTCAGTATCTAATTTTTCTGTTTCAGAATCAGAAGTAACATCATCATTTTCTATTTCTTCTATTTTTTCTTCAGTTTCCTCAATTTCAACAGAGTTTTCTTCACTTAAATTTTCAGAATCCTCTTCAATATCTTCTTCATCAAGCTCTTCTTGGCCTATTTGTTCCATCATTAGTCTTTCTAATCTTATTTGTTCTTCTAATTCTAACTGTTTTTGTCTTGCTAACTCTTTTTCTCTTTCTAACTTTTCATAATAAGCTTTTAAACGAAGTTGTTCTCTTATTAATTCACGTTCTCTTTTTAATCTTCTCTTTTCTTTTATATTTCTTATTATTCTTGTAATAGTTACTCTAATCATTTTCGCAAATAAGAAAAAAGCTGAAATAAATATTAAAAAATAAATTACAATATACATATACATTCCAAAACTTTTTGCAAAAATCCAATCTAAAAGAAATATAAAAAATAAGCCAATTTTATATTTATATAGTCCTATTTCTGTTAAATAACGTAGTTGCTCCACTGTAGCATAGTTTTTTGTAAAAGTTACTCCAATATGCTTTGCAAAATATAGTATTCCCACTGACCCAATTAAAACTTCGAAGAAAAATAATCTCACTTTAAAAACAGTTCTTTTTTTCTTACATACAATTGAGTTTCCCACTAAATTTATAAAAAAGATAATTGCTATTATAAAAATAGTAACACCAAAATAATTATCTAAAAATGTATAAAATCCATATGATTTTAGAGGACTATTTGTAAAATATCCCCAAAATAGATATATGACTGTACAAATATAAAGACACACTAGTAAATTCTTAAATGAATATTTCTTCACATCTTACCCCTATTTCTATTACCTAAAATTTAGACTACTTATTATTGTATCATACAGAATATCAGTTTTCAATAATAAAAAGAAATGGAGAGAATAACATTTTATTCTCCCCATATATTGTTAATTCCAAGAATTCATTCTCTCTATAAGCTTAGTTTTTTCTTCTTCTAATTCACTCATTAAACTTTCTAATATTTCTTTTGTACTACTTGGTTCTTTTACCATAGCAGCAACCTGTCCAGCCATAACACTTCCATTGTCTATATCTCCATCTACAACAGCAAGTCTTAGCTTTCCAACTCCCATGTTTTCTATTTCCTCTTTAGGAGCACCTTGCTTTTCCATTTCTAGTATTTCTTTTGCAAATTTATTTTCAATAACTCTTACAGGATGTCCAGTATAATTTCCTGTAGATACAGTTGATCTATCTTTAGCTTTTAATACCATTTTTTTATAATTTTCATGAACTGTACATTCATTTGCAACTAAGAATTTTGTTCCTACTTGTACTGCACAAGCTCCTAATGATAATGCTGCTAAAAATTGTTTTCCACTAGCAATACCACCAGCTGCAATAACAGGAATATCTACTGCTTCTACTACTTGAGGAACTAAAGCCATAGTTGTTATTGTTCCAATATGACCTCCACCTTCCATTCCTTCAGCAATTACAGCATCTGCTCCTATTTTGGCCATTCTTTTAGCTAGTGCAACTGATGCCACAACTGGAATAACTTTAATTCCCGCTGCTTTTAATTTTTCCATATGTGGACCTGGATTTCCAGCCCCTGTTGTTACTACAGGAACTTTTTCTTCTATACATACATTTATTTGGTTTTCAATATCTGGCATCATAAGCATTAAATTTACTCCTATTGGATTAGAAGTTATTTCTCTTGCTTTTCTTATTTCTTGTCTTAAAATATCACAAGGCATTCCTCCACCAGCAATTATACCAAGTCCACCATCTTTTGATACATGTCCAGCAAGATTACCATTTGCTATCCACGCCATTGCCCCTTGAAATATTGGATATTTAATTCCTAATAATTTACATACTTCATTATTTACCATAAAGCCTCCTCAATTATTACACTAAATTATAACACTTTTGTTTTTCTGTGTTTTCTCATATTTAAAAAATCATCTAAATTCTTTTGTGAATAATTAATTATTTTATCTTTAGGATAACCTACTTCTTCTATTAAGTTATCAGCTTCATCAAATTCGCCAATATCGTAAGAAATATGAGAATCAGTTCCCAAACTTATTGTACAATTATGTTTTAAGCATAATTCTAATATTTTTTTACAATTTGGTTTTGATCCTCTACGAGATTCTCTTAAAGATGAATTATTAATTTCAATTGCTACACCATGTTTTACAGCTTCTTCTATTACCATTTCATATTCAACTGGAAATGTTGGATTTCCCATATGAGCAATTATATCAACCTTTTGTCCTCTTATTAGATTAATAAGAGCCTTCGTATTTTTTATTGGATTTTTTGGATCTCCATAAGCTTCTATGGTATGTAAACCACATAAGATTATATCCATATTATCATATATTCTTTGATTTATATCAAAATTTCCATTTTCATCAATTACGTTTGCTTCTACACCTTTTAAAATTCTTAGATTACCTACATATTTTGGAATTACCCTCATATTCATTAAACTCCACCAATGTGGTGAGTCTTGCAACGCTGGACCATGATTTGTTATTGCAATCACTTCCATATTTTTACTTTGTGCACTTCTTATATTTTCTTCTACCGTACTATATGCATGTGGGTTATTATTACTATGTATATGTAAATCTATAGGATATCTCAAATAAACCACTCCTTTCCTCATGTTATTATATCATAACTCTACTAATTCTTCAAAAGATAGTTTATCTCTTTATCCATAAAACACAAAAAATAAAAAAAGCTTGGCAAGTTCCTATCCTCCCAGGTCGTCTCCAACCAAGTACTTTCAGCGTTTACAGGCTTAACTTCTAGGTTCGGAATGTATCTAGGTGTACCCCTGTAGCTCTTCTCACCAAGCTAATATCTATTTGCATAGACATTTGAAACTATATAGTAAATTATAGGTTAAAACTTCGATATATTAGTATTGGTCAACTTAAAGCCTCGCAGCTCTTACATCTCCAACCTATCAACCTCCTAGGCTCGAAGGTATCTTAAAGAATACTTATCTTGAAGTTAGTTTCCCGCTTAGATGCTTTCAGCGGTTATCTATTCCAAACGTGACTACCCAGCTGTGCCACTGGCGTGACAACTGGTACATCAGAGGTTTGTCCATCCCGGTCCTCTCGTACTAAGGACAGGTCTTCTCAATATTCTAACGCCTACAGTGGATAGGGACCGAACTGTCTCACGACGTTCTGAACCCAGCTCACGTACCGCTTTAATGGGCGAACAGCCCAACCCTTGGGACCTTCTCCAGCCCCAGGATGCGATGAGCCGACATCGAGGTGCCAAACCCTACCGTCGATATGGACTCTCGGGTAGGATCAGCCTGTTATCCCCAGGGTAGCTTTTATCCGTTGAGCGACGATCCTTCCATTCGGAATCGCCGGATCACTATGTCCTGCTTTCGCATCTGCTCGACCCGTCAGTCTTGCAGTTAAGCTCTCTTATGCCATTGCACTCTATGGTTGATTTCCATCCAACCTGAGAGAACCTTTGAACGCCTCCGTTACTCTTTCGGAGGCGACCGCCCCAGTCAAACTGCCCACCTAGCACTGTCTCCGTGGCTACAAACCACAGATTAGAATTTCAACATTGAATGGTTGGTATTCCACCGACAACTCCAGCACAGCTAGCGCCATGCTTTCATAGTTTCCCAACTATCCTATACATGCAATATCAAAACCCAATACCAAGCTACAGTAAAGCTCCATGGGGTCTTTCCGTCCTACTGTAGGTAACCGGTATCTTCACCGGTAATACAATTTCACCAGGCCTCCCGTCAAGACAGCGCTCAAATCATTACACCATTCGTGCAGGTCGGAACTTACCCGACAAGGAATTTCGCTACCTTAGGACCGTTATAGTTACGGCCGCCGTTCACCGGGGCTTCAATTCGGAGCTCTCACTCCTCCTCTTAACCTTCCGGCACTGGGCAGGTGTCAGCCCATATACATCGCCTTACAGCTTAGCATAGACCTGTGTTTTTGTTAAACAGTTGCTTGAGCCTCTTCACTGCGACCCTCGAGCGCTTTGTATTGCGTGAATACTAACACCTGAGGGCACCCCTTCTCCCGAAGTTACGGGGCCATTTTGCAGAGTTCCTTAACGAGAGTTAGCCTGTCCGCCTTAAATTTCTCATTCTGACCACCTGTGTCGGTTTCGGGTACGGGCAGTCATATCTTAACGTTAGAAGCTTTTCTCGGCAGCGTGGGATTTGTACATTCATCTTACGACTATATATCACACCTCAAATCTAATCTGACGGATTTTCCTATCAGATCATTCTACATGCTTTTACGGAAACTACCGTTCTTCCGCGTACATACCCTTCTGCGTCCCTCCATCACAATATATGACTGGCACAGAAATATTAATCTGTTTTCCATTCGCCTACGCATTATAGCCTCGGCTTAGGTCCCGGCTTACTCAGGGAAGACAAGCTTTACCCTGAAAACCTTGGTCTTCCGGCGGGGAGGATTCTCGCCTCCCTTCTCGCTACTTATTCCTGCATTCTCACTTCTGATACCTCCAGAGTTGCTTACGCTTCTCCTTCAACGGCCTACAGAACGCTCTCCTACCAATTGCTTGCGCAATTCCACAGCTTCGGTTTATAACTTAGCCCCGTTACATTGTCGGCGCAGAGACTCTCGACCAGTGAGCTATTACGCACTCTTTAAAGGTATGGCTGCTTCTAAGCCAACCTCCTGGTTGTTTATGAATCTCCACCTCCTTTCCCACTTAGTTATAATTAGGGACCTTAGCTGGTGGTCTGGGTTGTTTCCCTTTTGACGACGGAAGTTAACTCCCGTGGTCTCACTCCTGAGTTATAGAATTATGGTATTCGGAGTTTGATTGGATTCAGTAAGCTATACGCCCCCTAGTCCATTCAGTGCTCTACCCCCACAATTAAACACTCAAGGCTGCACCTAAATGCATTTCGGAGAGAACGAGCTATCTCCTAGTTCGATTGGCTTTTCACCCCTAAACCTATCTCATCTCCCAACTTTTCAACGGCGGTGAGTTCGGGCCTCCACTGTGTCTTACCACAGTTTCACCCTGGACAGGATTAGATCACCAGGTTTCGCGTCTACGCCCAGCGACTATGTCGCCCTATTCAGACTCGGTTTCCCTTCGGCTCCGTTATACTTAACCTCGCCACTGAACGTAACTCGCAGGATCATTCTCCAAAAGGCACGCCATCACCCTTGCGGGCTCTGACCGCTTGTAAGCACATAGTTTCAGGTTCTATTTCACTCCCCTCCCGGGGTTCTTTTCACCTTTCCCTCACGGTACTATTCGCTATCGGTTAATAAGAGTATTTAGCCTTACGAGATCTGGTCCTCGCTGATTCACACAGAATTCCTCGTGCTCCATGTTACTTGGGAGAAAACGGACATGTTAATGAGTTTACCTGTACAGGATTATCACCTTCTACGATCTAGCTTTCCAACTAGTTCCAGTTCGGTCATTAACAATGTTGAGTACGTTGCAGTTCCTCATAGTTTTTCCCACAACCCCGCATAAACAACGGCTGCATCCTTGACATTTATGCGGTTTAGGCTCATCCCCGTTCGCTCGCCGCTACTTGGGGAATCGTTTTTTACTTTCTTTTCCTCGCGTTACTTAGATGTTTCAGTTCACGCGGTTCCCTCTTTCGTGCTAAGTCTTCAACTTAGCGGATTGCTCCATTCGGAAATCTCGGGGTCAATGTTCGATTGCAACTAACCCGAGCTTATCGCAGCTTACCACGTCCTTCATCGGCTCTTATTACCTAGGCATTCCCTATGTGCCCTTACTTATTTTAACCTATTATTTTTAATTGACAGCTAACTCTATTAATTATTAGAGTTAAATTGTATTATCTACTGATTTACTATATAGTTTCCAATGTCCATTTGATAATGTTTAAGAACATCATCAATAGAATAGAGAAAGCAATTGCTCCTTAGAAAGGAGGTGATCCATCCGCACGTTCCCGTACGGATACCTTGTTACGACTTCACCCCAATCGCTAATCACACCCTCGGAGCATCCCTCCTTACGGTTAGGCCTGCTACTTCAGGTGCAACCAACTCTCGTGGTGTGACGGGCGGTGTGTACAAGACCCGAGAACGTATTCACCGCAACATAGCTGATTTGCGATTACTAGCGATTCCAACTTCATGTACTCGAGTTGCAGAGTACAATCCGAACTGAGAATAGTTTTCTGAGATTAGCTTCCCTTCACAGGTTCGCCACTCTCTGTACTACCCATTGTAGCACGTGTGTAGCCCAGCGTATAAGGGGCATGATGACTTGACGTCATCCCCACCTTCCTCCTGCTCGTCGCAGGCAGTATCGCATGAGTGCCCAACTTAATGATGGCAACATACGAAAGGGGTTGCGCTCGTTGCGGGACTTAACCCAACATCTCACGACACGAGCTGACGACAGCCATGCACCACCTGTCACTAAGTTCCCCCGAAGGGGCACATCAGCATCTCTGCTAACTTCTTAGGATGTCAAACGCTGGTAAGGTTCCTCGCGTTGCGTCGAATTAAACCACATGCTCCACCGCTTGTGCGGGTCCCCGTCAATTCCTTTGAGTTTCATACTTGCGTACGTACTCCCCAGGCGGATTACTTATCGCGTTAGCTTGGGCGCTGAGGTTCGACCCCCAACACCTAGTAATCATCGTTTACAGCGTGGACTACCAGGGTATCTAATCCTGTTTGCTACCCACGCTTTCGCGCTTCAGCGTCAGTATCTGTCCAGTGGGCTGACTTCTCCATCGGCATTCCTACAAATATCTACGAATTTCACCTCTACACTTGTAGTTCCGCCCACCTCTCCAGTACTCTAGTTTGACAGTTTCCAACGCAATACGGAGTTGAGCCCCGCATTTTCACATCAGACTTACCAAACCACCTAGACGCGCTTTACGCCCAATAAATCCGGATAACGCTTGCGACATACGTATTACCGCGGCTGCTGGCACGTATTTAGCCGTCGCTTCTTCTGTTGGTACCGTCACGTTCTTCGTCCCAACTGAAAGCACTTTACATTCCGAAAAACTTCATCGTGCACACAGAATTGCTGGATCAGACTTTTGGTCCATTGTCCAATATTCCCCACTGCTGCCTCCCGTAGGAGTAAGGGCCGTGTCTCAGTCCCCTTGTGGCCGTTCACCCTCTCAGGCCGGCTACCTATCATCGCCTTGGTGAGCCGTTACCTCACCAACAAGCTAATAGGACGCAAAGCTCTCCTGCAGCGCATATAGCTTTCATACAAAAGTCATGCGACTAAAGTATAATACCCGGTATTAGCATCCGTTTCCAGATGTTGTCCCGAACTGCAGGGCAAGTTCTTTACGCGTTACTCACCCGTCCGCCACCATCACCCAAAGGATCAAGTAGACTTGCATGTGTTAAGCATTCTGTCAGCGTTCATCCTGAGCCAGGATCAAACTCTTCGTTCAATCTATTAACTCAGTAAAATATTACTGATTGTTTACACCAATTTATTGTTGTGTTTGCATTTTTATCTTTCTCTATTCTGTTGCTAATGTCCTTTAGCGGTATCACCCGCATGTGTTATATATGTTACTCTATTTTTTAGAATATGTCAAGTTTTTTTATAATTTATAAAACAAGACTTCAATTTTTATTCTTGAAGTCTTGTTTTTACTAGTCTTCTCTTAATTTTTTTATAATAATACTATCTGTAGGAACCCATACTAATGAATCTAAATTTTCTCTTTTTAACCATAAAAAAGCTGCATGTTCATTTAATCTAAATTGATTTATATCTTTTATTTTACACATATAACATCTAAGACTTATAATAAATTCTTTATATTCTTTTTTAACCCAAATAAAAATATCCCCAACTTCTATATCTAAATTTAATTCTTCTTTAACCTCTCTTTTTAGAGCTTCTACAGAATTTTCTCCTACTTCTATTTTTCCCCCTGGAAATTCCCACATATTTTCAAAATTTTTACCCATAGGACGTAAAGTACATAAAATTTCTTTTTTTTCATTTTCAATTATACCAGCTACTACCTGTATTTCTTTTTTCATAAACTCACTCCTCTAGCCTATTAAGTATTCATACAGGCTATCTTCGATTTCATTTTCTAATTTTAATTTATATTCAACTAATTTATTTCCTTTATTACTTAATGTTTCCTTAAATTCAACTACTTCTTTTACTTGACCTAAATAATAAAAATTTTCACTTAATTCTTTTTTTACAAATACTTCTAATTTATAAAAATTTTCGGCTATTTTTCCTTCTATTGTTAGCTTACCAGATCTTTTTAAACAACGATTATTTTTTGAATACCATGTAAAAGTCTTGTTATCAAAAAATTTATTGTCATAAGCTCCATCTTTTAGAGTTACAAATAATACGACTTTTCTTTCTTCCTCAAAGACTGTATATCCACTTACTTGATATCCATTATTATAATCTAAGTTCAAACACCAAAATGCTTCCTGTTTTGTATATTCTCTATATTTAACTATACATATTTCATCACTATTAAAATAATGTTTTAGACAATAAGATAAATTATAATTTATCAAATCATCTATTAAAAGTTTGAAGTATTTATTTTTCTCATAACTATCCTTAAACATTGTTGAAAGTTTATAAATTCCTATATTATTTTCAATTATAGGCAAAAACTCCTTTATTGTTGATAAACTTGTAAATATTTGTTTAACTAAATGATCTAAAGCATTTTTAGTATTTAATGTTTGATCTTTAAGTTTATATTTATCTTCAATATACTCTGTTATTTGCTCTAAATCAACAAATTTATTTCTTATAAGATAGTTTATTATTTCCATTTCATGAATTCTTTTAGCTGGTGTAAAAAAGGAAGATAAAAATTTCAAATAATTTTGTTCTATACTAGATAAAGTTCCTAAATTATGACTAGGTTTTAAAGTATTTAGTATCTCATCATAAGTTTTCTTATATTTTAAAATAACACTAGGATCTATCATATTTTTTTCAAAAAAATCATATAACATAGGTACTCGTCCTAACTGCATCTCTAAAATCTTAAAGTCTTTTTCTATGTTTTTTCTATTTGAAAAAACACTTCTATTAATATTTTCAAATATACGTTCTTTAGCTATTCTTTCAAAAGTAATTGTACTTTCTCCAGGTATTATTTCTGTCCCATGTATAATAAATCTTTTTAAATAATCTTTATCATAAGTATTATCCTGTGATACAGCTACAGGGATTAAAAAGTTCTTCTCATAGTTTCCAATAAAATCTAAAACCACAACATAATCTTTATCTTTATATTTTCTAAGTCCTCTTCCTAATTGTTGAATATAAACTATAGAAGATTGAGTAGGTCTAAGTAAAATAATTTGATTTACACAAGGGATGTCTATTCCTTCATTGAAAATATCTACTGTTACTATATAGCTAATTTCACCATTCTGTAATTGCCTAACTACATGTTCTCTTTCTTTATCACTATGTTCTCCTACTAAAGCTTTAGAGTTTATTCCACGTTCACTTAACTTTTGTGCTATGTTTTTTGCTTCATCTTTTCTAGAAACAAATATAAGTCCATGTAATTTATCTCCACTATACCCATAAAATTTACTTTTTTCAATAATATAATCCACACGTACATCAGCCGACAAATTATTTATCGATGTTTTTTCATTTATAACCTCACCATCTATTTCAATGTCTGATATTCCGAAATAATGAAACGGTGTTAAAAGATTTTCAGCTAATGCATCGTAAAGCCTAATTTCATATGCTATATTATGATTAAAAATATCATAGATATTAAAATTATCAGTTCTCTCTGGAGTTGCCGTCATTCCAAGTAAAAATTTTGGTTTGAAATAGTCAATTATATTTTGATAACTTTTAGCTCCACTGTGATGAACCTCATCCACAACAATATAATCAAATCTATCCTTTGCATATTGTTTTAAATTTTCATCTTTACTCAATGTTTGTACCATTGCAAAAACATAGTCAGCATCTGGATTTTTTTCATATAATGCCATCTCTTTTTCAGGTATTATTTTTTGATAACTTTCTATAGCCTTTTGCAAAATCAATTTTCTATGAGCTATAAATAGAATTTTCTTAGGATTTGCATTTTTCACATCAAATGCACTTATATATGTTTTTCCAGTTCCTGTGGCACTTATAAGTAATCCTCTATCCTCATTTTTCCTTAATTTTTCTAATTTTTCCAATGCATTTTTCTGCATTTGATTTGGAACAATAACCTCATTAATTTGCAATTGAGTTTTTTGCTTTTTTATAAAGTCTCTATTTAACTTATAAACTTCTTCATATTGTTCTAAAATAATTAAATCTATATTTTTAATACTATTAAATATCGAGTCAAATTCGCCAATAACATTTTTAGCTATTTTTCCATCTTCTAAAGAATTTACTTTTAAATTCCATTCAAAATTTGTGGTTAAAGCTGTTTGAGTTAAATTAGAACTTCCTATGTATATACTCCACATTTTATCTCTTTTAAAAAAATATCCTTTCGCATGAAATTTTTCATTTGAAAGAAGTTTTAGTTCAATATTTTTAAATTTTAAAAGTCTTTTTAAGGCTTTAGGCTGAGTAAAATTCAAATAATCTCCCGTCATTATTTTTCCTTTTACACCTTTTATTTCTAACTCTCTTAGTTGCTCTAAAATTAAAGTTAATCCACTTTCTGTAATAAAAGCCACTGAAATTATAAATTCATCACACTTTTCTAACTCTTTTCTAAGAATTGTTATCATTTTCTCTTGTTTATTTGATAGAAGCTTTTGTTGAAATTCAATCTTTGATTCATAGCTACTATTTATTGCACTTGTTCTCAAGCTTTCTATTAAACT from Fusobacterium hominis includes the following:
- a CDS encoding DEAD/DEAH box helicase, encoding MENSLIESLRTSAINSSYESKIEFQQKLLSNKQEKMITILRKELEKCDEFIISVAFITESGLTLILEQLRELEIKGVKGKIMTGDYLNFTQPKALKRLLKFKNIELKLLSNEKFHAKGYFFKRDKMWSIYIGSSNLTQTALTTNFEWNLKVNSLEDGKIAKNVIGEFDSIFNSIKNIDLIILEQYEEVYKLNRDFIKKQKTQLQINEVIVPNQMQKNALEKLEKLRKNEDRGLLISATGTGKTYISAFDVKNANPKKILFIAHRKLILQKAIESYQKIIPEKEMALYEKNPDADYVFAMVQTLSKDENLKQYAKDRFDYIVVDEVHHSGAKSYQNIIDYFKPKFLLGMTATPERTDNFNIYDIFNHNIAYEIRLYDALAENLLTPFHYFGISDIEIDGEVINEKTSINNLSADVRVDYIIEKSKFYGYSGDKLHGLIFVSRKDEAKNIAQKLSERGINSKALVGEHSDKEREHVVRQLQNGEISYIVTVDIFNEGIDIPCVNQIILLRPTQSSIVYIQQLGRGLRKYKDKDYVVVLDFIGNYEKNFLIPVAVSQDNTYDKDYLKRFIIHGTEIIPGESTITFERIAKERIFENINRSVFSNRKNIEKDFKILEMQLGRVPMLYDFFEKNMIDPSVILKYKKTYDEILNTLKPSHNLGTLSSIEQNYLKFLSSFFTPAKRIHEMEIINYLIRNKFVDLEQITEYIEDKYKLKDQTLNTKNALDHLVKQIFTSLSTIKEFLPIIENNIGIYKLSTMFKDSYEKNKYFKLLIDDLINYNLSYCLKHYFNSDEICIVKYREYTKQEAFWCLNLDYNNGYQVSGYTVFEEERKVVLFVTLKDGAYDNKFFDNKTFTWYSKNNRCLKRSGKLTIEGKIAENFYKLEVFVKKELSENFYYLGQVKEVVEFKETLSNKGNKLVEYKLKLENEIEDSLYEYLIG